The following coding sequences are from one Caminibacter pacificus window:
- a CDS encoding EAL domain-containing protein, with the protein MAKTEKLKNRILKLNYLSIIGVVVVFSILSFASVYYVLNMSLQRDIEFTKQEYINAKKATIKNQVDNLINYINYISKTETQKKLERLKQDVEFLSDVLKNIPLEKLPMFFNRYIFEHSFYKVIVRENNKVIFHHGNLPEELFDYKPIGKIDIFIKNKKYYIFAKEVKINNRHYTIILGLAQQDIDKMVQKKVINLVHTMQFVFNNGYISIIKIENFNGGRKFAKFVAYPKNPDWEGLYLNDDKKDAKGIEYRKEYLKLITKKGEGYFVYWFKRNGKLYKKISYVKLYKPYNWAIFGGIYIDEVNNLINLKKQRIKNELREILKIYLIISTLFVVVVFLITKYENKLLKRVIEDYEKEISRKNKELEEVNKKLDLLNKNLKQEVERKTQELLKSYVTDKLTNLPNRERFLYDIKRNPNKCIGLLNIDSFKEINDFYGMEIGDKVLMKVGEFISKYTPVYKLSADEYGILGDDCNVVHDIVEKVIRNIEKNNIKIDGHEIEISLSAGIGESIEKADMALKYAKNKKMGKIVIFDENLEIVKNYKEYMEWKNIIKQALRDDKIIPYVQPIVDAKTKETKKYEVLLRLEHNGKIYPPFFLEHAKRAGLYVDLQKVMIKKSFEVFSKIDSNFSINLSVMELSNVSFKKYLLDMIDEYKVSEKLTIELLEDEKLMDEELLGFLIFLREMVGVEIAIDDFGSGNSNISYLIRKMPVTILKLDGSLIKDMMKNENNKKLIQVIVSMAKIFELKTIAEFVENAEIAECLEKYGVDCLQGYYFSKPFDINNLKEKE; encoded by the coding sequence GTGGCGAAGACCGAAAAACTTAAAAATCGCATATTGAAACTCAATTACCTTTCGATAATAGGAGTTGTTGTCGTATTTTCTATTTTGAGTTTTGCGAGTGTATATTATGTACTTAATATGTCTTTGCAAAGAGATATAGAATTTACAAAACAAGAGTATATCAATGCTAAAAAAGCGACGATTAAAAATCAGGTGGATAATTTAATTAACTACATAAACTACATCTCAAAAACGGAAACTCAAAAAAAACTTGAGAGACTAAAACAAGACGTAGAGTTTTTGAGCGATGTTCTTAAAAATATACCTCTTGAGAAACTTCCTATGTTTTTCAATAGATATATTTTTGAGCATAGTTTTTATAAGGTAATCGTTAGAGAAAATAACAAAGTGATTTTTCACCACGGAAATTTGCCCGAAGAGCTTTTTGATTATAAACCTATAGGGAAAATAGATATTTTCATTAAAAATAAAAAATATTATATCTTTGCAAAAGAAGTCAAAATCAATAATCGACATTACACTATCATTTTAGGTTTGGCACAGCAAGATATAGACAAAATGGTTCAAAAAAAAGTAATAAACTTAGTACATACTATGCAATTCGTTTTTAACAACGGATATATATCGATTATAAAAATAGAAAACTTCAACGGTGGGAGAAAGTTTGCGAAATTCGTAGCTTATCCGAAAAATCCCGATTGGGAAGGGCTTTATCTAAATGATGATAAAAAGGACGCAAAAGGAATCGAGTATAGAAAAGAGTATTTGAAGCTTATTACGAAAAAAGGAGAAGGGTATTTTGTTTATTGGTTTAAAAGAAACGGCAAACTTTATAAAAAAATATCTTACGTAAAACTTTATAAGCCGTATAATTGGGCGATTTTCGGGGGTATTTATATTGATGAAGTTAATAACTTAATAAATTTAAAAAAACAGAGAATCAAAAACGAACTTAGAGAAATCTTAAAAATATATTTGATTATTTCTACGTTATTTGTAGTAGTTGTGTTTTTGATTACTAAATATGAAAACAAACTTTTAAAAAGAGTAATCGAAGATTATGAAAAAGAGATTTCAAGAAAAAATAAAGAGCTTGAAGAAGTAAATAAAAAGCTTGATTTATTAAATAAAAATTTAAAACAAGAAGTCGAAAGAAAAACTCAAGAACTACTTAAAAGCTACGTAACCGATAAGCTTACGAATCTTCCAAATAGAGAAAGATTTCTTTATGACATTAAACGAAATCCTAATAAATGTATAGGATTGTTAAATATTGACTCTTTTAAAGAGATTAATGATTTTTACGGAATGGAAATCGGTGATAAAGTATTAATGAAAGTTGGAGAATTTATTTCGAAATATACTCCTGTTTATAAACTTTCTGCCGATGAGTACGGTATTTTAGGAGATGACTGTAATGTAGTACACGATATAGTTGAAAAAGTTATCAGAAATATAGAAAAAAACAATATTAAAATCGACGGACATGAAATTGAAATTTCTCTTAGTGCCGGAATAGGAGAGAGTATAGAAAAAGCCGATATGGCTCTTAAATATGCAAAAAATAAAAAAATGGGAAAAATCGTAATTTTTGACGAAAATTTGGAAATAGTCAAAAATTATAAAGAGTATATGGAGTGGAAAAACATAATCAAACAAGCTCTAAGAGATGACAAAATCATCCCTTACGTTCAACCTATAGTGGACGCGAAAACAAAAGAGACGAAAAAATACGAAGTACTTTTAAGGCTTGAGCATAACGGCAAAATTTATCCTCCTTTTTTCTTAGAACATGCGAAAAGAGCGGGGTTGTATGTAGATTTGCAAAAAGTTATGATTAAAAAAAGTTTTGAAGTTTTTTCGAAAATCGATTCGAATTTTTCTATCAATTTGTCGGTTATGGAACTCTCAAACGTTAGCTTCAAAAAATATCTTCTCGATATGATAGATGAATATAAAGTTAGTGAAAAATTGACAATAGAGCTTTTGGAAGATGAAAAGCTTATGGATGAGGAGTTATTGGGATTTTTAATTTTTTTAAGAGAGATGGTAGGGGTTGAGATTGCTATTGACGATTTCGGTTCTGGTAATAGCAATATTTCGTATTTAATTCGAAAAATGCCCGTTACGATATTAAAGCTTGACGGTAGTTTGATTAAAGATATGATGAAAAACGAAAACAATAAAAAACTTATTCAAGTTATCGTGAGTATGGCTAAGATTTTTGAACTTAAAACGATTGCCGAGTTTGTAGAAAATGCCGAAATAGCCGAGTGTTTAGAAAAATACGGAGTTGATTGTTTGCAAGGATATTATTTTTCGAAACCTTTTGATATCAATAATTTAAAGGAGAAAGAATGA